CCCCTGCCCCGTGATGCAGGTACAGATCGAAATCCCAGCCAGACTTCGCGGCGTTGGGGCCAAGAAGGCCTGCCTCGTAGCATTCGTCGATGGCGGCCTGTAGCGCCTCTTTCTCGCGGATGTATTCGCCGCGGATGTAGATGTAGCAGGCATGGGCGTTCATCGCGAAGGACGCGATCAGCGCGCCTTCGATCAGGGTATGCGGGTCGTGCCGCATGATCTCGCGGTCCTTGCAGGTGCCCGGCTCCGACTCGTCTGCGTTGATCACCAGATAGGCCGGACGACCGTCGCTTTCCTTGGGCATGAAGGACCACTTCAGACCCGTGGGGAAGCCCGCGCCGCCGCGTCCCCGCAGGCCAGAGGCCTTCATCTCGTCGATGATCTTGTCCCGGCCCTGCTTAATCAGCTTGGCGGTTCCGTCCCAATGCCCGCGCGCTTTCGCGCCTTTCAGGGAGCGGTCATGCATCCCGTAGAGATTGGTGAAGATGCGGTCTTTATCTGCCAGCATGGCGCGATGTCCTCAATTGCTCTGCCCTAGGCCTGATCGCGCGAGCGCCACAGGCGGTAGGCTTCTATCATGACCCACACGAACACGGCGGCAATGCCGAGCTCGAGCAGGCCCATTATTTGGTTCGACCACCCGAAGGTGGCCCCCGCGAACTCCACCGCCATGAACGCCGCGGCGGCGGCGATCATCATGATGGCCAGTTTGCGGCCTTTGGCGGCGCGGGCGGCGTCATCGCCCGCATCGCCCCTCATTTCGCCAAGCGCGGGCGCATGTTACTTGCCCTTCTTGCTGCGCTTGGAAAACTCCGTCTCGCCGCCTTCGGCCAGGATTTTCGCCTGGGAGACCCAGTCGTCCCGCTCGATCCGGCCTTTGAACTTCAGGCGGCTGTCGACCCAGGCGATCTCGCCCGCGCCCCATTTGGCGATCTGGTCAAAGTGGTAGAAGCCCAGCTCGTTAAGCGTGCCTTCCAGACCCGGCCCCACACCTTTGAGCAGCTTCAGGTCGTCGGCGGTCTGGCCCGCGCGTGGTCCGGACAGGGTCTCGGGCGCGCTTTCTGCCGCGGCGGTTGCTGCATCGGCTTTCTTCTTGGCGGGTGCCTTCTTCGGCTTCGCCTTGGCTTCGACCTGTGCAGGGGCCGGGGCTGGCGTCGCCTGATCGGCGCCCTTGGGCTTGGCGGCCTTGGCCGCTTTTTCCTTGGCTTTGCCCGCCTTGCCGTCGGCGTCGCCGTCGTATTTCCACTCGCCCTTGCGGGTGGCAAGCTCGCTTTCACCGGCCAGCAGCGATGACTTCGTCGTGGAGGCTGATCCTGCGCTCGCAGATGCGGAAGACGCAGCAGCGGACGATCCGCTCGATTTGGCGGCCGCGCCGCCGGAGCTCTTCGCGCTCATCTCCGCCATGGCTTCGGCCTTGGCGTCCTTCGGCCCAACCTCGGGCGTCTCGATCGTGACCTCGCCCGGCGCAGGCAAGCTGCGGCAGAAGGCCCACATGAAGATCAGCGCGGCGACCACGAAGGCAACCGCTCCGAGGAACGCGGCCGCGACGAAGCTGAAGCCCGCAACGGCCATCAAAAGGACCGCAAGCAATGCGCCGCCGAGTGCCGCGATGCCCCAAGAGGCGATCACGCAGCCGAACGAGCCGGGATTGGGTTGTGTCATTGGAAGTCTCCCTGTCCGTTTTTAGACATCTATTTTGCGCCGCCTTTTTTGCTGCGGCTTGAAAATTCCGTGCTGCCCCCTTCGGCGAGGATCTTTGCTTGTTTCACCCACTCGTCGCGCTCAATGCGCCCTTTGAATTTCAGACGGCTGTCCACCCATGCGATCTCGTCCTTGCCCCACGCGGCGACCTGATCAAAATGGTAGAAGCCCAGCTCGTTGAGCGTCTTCTCCAGCCCCGGGCCGACGCCCTTGAGCAGCTTCAGATCGTCCGCTGTTTGCCCCTCGCGCGGCCCGGTCAGGGTCTCTGGCTTGCTGCCGTCGGGTTTGACGGCGGGGGCCTTCAACTCCGGGTCTTTTTTGGGTTTCGGGGCCACCGTGCCGGTCTTGGGCGTGGCGACGGTTTTGGCCTTGGCCTTCCCTTTGGTGGTCACCGGCTTGCCGTCGCCCTTGGGCTTGTCGGCATGGGGCTCGAGCGGGCTGTTGGCGGCGGCATCCACCGCGTTTTGGCCGTGGCCCCAAGGCGCCAGCAGCGGCACTTCGGTGCCGTCGATCCGTTTGACCGTGTCGCCGATGTCGGCTGCCAGCTGGACGGAGGCGTTGTATTTCGTCTTGCCGCTCTCGTATTCCGTCAGCGACGTCAGGCCCTTGAGCGGTTCCGCCGCGAACCGACCCTGCTGGGAGCCCGGTGTCGGCACGTCGCCGCGCGCCAGCATGTCGATGATGTCGCCCATGCTCTTGGCGGTCAGGTCCTCGTAGTAGTCCTTGCCGATCTGGGCCATTGGCGCGTTGGCGCAGGCGCCGAGGCACTCGACCTCTTCCCACGAGAACTTGCCGTCCTCGGACAGCTGATGGGCTTTCGGCGCGATCTTTTCCTTGCAGACCGCGACCAGATCCTCGGCCCCGCAGATCATGCAGGACGTGGTGCCGCAGACCTGAATATGGGCCACAGAGCCCACGGGCTGCAGCTGGAACATGAAGTAGAAGGACGCCACTTCCAGCGCCCGGATATAGGCCATGCCCAGCATGTCGGCGACGTGCTCGATCGCGGGGCGGGTCAGCCACCCCTCCTGCTCTTGCGCGCGCCACAGCAGCGGAATGATCGCCGAGGCCTGACGCCCCTCGGGGTACTTCGTGATCTGCGCCTCCGCCCAGGCCTGATTGGCTTGGGTGAAAGCGAAGCTGTCAGGCTGTTCTGCGTGAAGTCTGCGAAGCATGTCTGAGTGTGGCCTTTATCTTGTGGCTGTGGGCGAGGCCGCGCTTACGCGCAGGCCCCCACGGTGGAGCGGATGCCGCCGCCGGGCTGCTCGATGGCCTGCAGCTGCGCGATGGCTTCTTCCTCGACCTTGTCGAGCTTGCTGTCTTTCCAGCCAGTGATGTCGCGGATTTCGGCATGGGTGATGCCGTCAAAATCGATACAGCCCACCTGCGCCATGGCCGAGGCGTAGCGCGCCAGGTCGATATCATCGACCGACAGCTCCGGCGTCGGCACACAGGCGGCCAAGGTCAGCGCGCCAGCAGCAGCACAGGTCATCGTAAATCTAGTCATCGGTCAATCTCCCCAAAAACAACATCCATAGTTCCAATAATCGCGGCCACATCAGCAAGCTGGTGGCCTTTGCACATGTAATCCATCGCCTGCAGGTGCAGGAAACCCGGTGCCTTCAACTTGGCGCGGTAGGGCTTGTTGGTCCCGTCCGCCACCAGATACACGCCGAACTCGCCCTTTGGGGCTTCGACCGCCGCGTAGACCTCACCCTCGGGCACGTGGAAGCCCTCGGTGTAGAGTTTGAAATGGTGAATGAGCGCCTCCATCGAGGTCTTCATCTCGCCGCGCGTGGGCGGGGTCATCTTGCCCCGCGCCATCACATCGCCCTGGCCTTCCGGGGCGCGCAGCTTTTCGATGGCCTGCCGGATGATCGAGACCGACTGGCGCATCTCTTCCATGCGCACGAGGTAGCGGTCAAAGCAGTCGCCATTCTTGCCCACGGGGATGTCGAATTCGAACTCGTTGTAGCACTCGTAGGGCTGCGCGCGGCGCAGGTCCCATGCAAGGCCGGAGCCGCGCACCATCACGCCGGAGAAGCCGTAGTCGAGGATATCCTCCTCGGTCACAATGCCGATATCGGCATTGCGCTGCTTGAAGATGCGGTTGTCGCTGAGCAGCCCGTCGATGTCCTCCAAGACGGCCGGGAAAGTCGTGGTCCATTCCTCGATATCGTCGAGCAGGGCGTCGGGCAGGTCCTGATGCACTCCGCCGGGGCGGAAATAGGCGGCGTGAAGCCGCGCGCCGCAGGCCCGCTCGTAGAAGACCATGAGCTTCTCGCGCTCCTCGAAACCCCAGAGCGGCGGCGTCAGCGCGCCCACATCCATGGCCTGCGTGGTGACGTTAAGCAGGTGGTTCAGCACGCGCCCGATCTCGGAATAAAGCACCCGGATCAGCGAGGCGCGGCGCGGCACGTCGGTCTTGGTCAGCTTCTCGATGGCGAGGCACCAGGCGTGTTCCTGGTTCATCGGCGACACGTAGTCGAGCCGGTCGAAATACGGCAGGTTCTGCAGGTAGGTACGGCTTTCCATCAGCTTCTCAGTGCCGCGGTGAAGCAGCCCGATATGGGGATCGCAGCGCTCCACGATCTCACCGTCCAGCTCCAGCACCAAGCGCAGCACTCCGTGGGCCGCCGGGTGCTGGGGCCCGAAGTTGATGTTGAAGTTGCGGATTTTCTGCTCGCCGGACAGTGCGTCCACGCTGCCGTCGTCGAATTTGGAGCCGTCCATCATCAGGTCTTCTCCTCTGCTTTCTCATCGCCGGGCATGATGTACTCGGCCCCTTCCCAAGGCGACATGAAGTCGAATTGGCGGTATTCCTGAACCAGCTTCACAGGCTCGTAGACCACGCGTTTTTCGGCCTCGTCGTAGCGAACCTCGACATAGCCGGTGGTCGGGAAGTCCTTTCGCAGCGGGTAGCCGCGGAAGCCGTAATCGGTGAGGATCCGGCGCAGGTCCGGGTGGCCGGAGAAGAGGATGCCGAACATGTCGAACACCTCCCGCTCGAACCAGTTGGCGGACGGGAAAACCTCGTGCACCGACGGCACGATGTCGTCCTCGCGGATGGCCAGCTTCACGCGGATGCGGTGGTTCTGGTACATCGACAGGTAGTGGTAGACCACGTCGAAGCGCTTGTCGCGGGTCGGATAGTCTACGGCCGTGATGTCGATCATCGTCGAGAAGCGGCAGGCCCGGTCGGTCTTCAGGAACTCGGTGAAGGCCACCAGCGACGAGGGCGCGATATGCACCGTCAGCTCGCCATGGGCGATCTCGGTCGACAGCACGCAGTCGGGGCGCTTCAGCTCGATATGGGCTGCGAGTTCTTCAAGGGCAGAGCTCATCGAAACACCTTTCTACACGCGCTCATCGCACGATATTCCCCGTGCGGCGAATTTTACGTTGCAGCTGCAGGATGCCGTAAAGCAGCGCCTCGGCCGTGGGCGGGCAGCCCGGCACGTAGAGGTCCACCGGCACGATGCGATCGCAGCCGCGCACCACCGAATAGCTGT
The nucleotide sequence above comes from Litoreibacter ponti. Encoded proteins:
- a CDS encoding DUF5337 family protein, which encodes MRGDAGDDAARAAKGRKLAIMMIAAAAAFMAVEFAGATFGWSNQIMGLLELGIAAVFVWVMIEAYRLWRSRDQA
- a CDS encoding NADH-quinone oxidoreductase subunit C, whose protein sequence is MSSALEELAAHIELKRPDCVLSTEIAHGELTVHIAPSSLVAFTEFLKTDRACRFSTMIDITAVDYPTRDKRFDVVYHYLSMYQNHRIRVKLAIREDDIVPSVHEVFPSANWFEREVFDMFGILFSGHPDLRRILTDYGFRGYPLRKDFPTTGYVEVRYDEAEKRVVYEPVKLVQEYRQFDFMSPWEGAEYIMPGDEKAEEKT
- a CDS encoding NADH-quinone oxidoreductase subunit D, which translates into the protein MDGSKFDDGSVDALSGEQKIRNFNINFGPQHPAAHGVLRLVLELDGEIVERCDPHIGLLHRGTEKLMESRTYLQNLPYFDRLDYVSPMNQEHAWCLAIEKLTKTDVPRRASLIRVLYSEIGRVLNHLLNVTTQAMDVGALTPPLWGFEEREKLMVFYERACGARLHAAYFRPGGVHQDLPDALLDDIEEWTTTFPAVLEDIDGLLSDNRIFKQRNADIGIVTEEDILDYGFSGVMVRGSGLAWDLRRAQPYECYNEFEFDIPVGKNGDCFDRYLVRMEEMRQSVSIIRQAIEKLRAPEGQGDVMARGKMTPPTRGEMKTSMEALIHHFKLYTEGFHVPEGEVYAAVEAPKGEFGVYLVADGTNKPYRAKLKAPGFLHLQAMDYMCKGHQLADVAAIIGTMDVVFGEIDR
- a CDS encoding NADH-quinone oxidoreductase subunit E; translation: MLRRLHAEQPDSFAFTQANQAWAEAQITKYPEGRQASAIIPLLWRAQEQEGWLTRPAIEHVADMLGMAYIRALEVASFYFMFQLQPVGSVAHIQVCGTTSCMICGAEDLVAVCKEKIAPKAHQLSEDGKFSWEEVECLGACANAPMAQIGKDYYEDLTAKSMGDIIDMLARGDVPTPGSQQGRFAAEPLKGLTSLTEYESGKTKYNASVQLAADIGDTVKRIDGTEVPLLAPWGHGQNAVDAAANSPLEPHADKPKGDGKPVTTKGKAKAKTVATPKTGTVAPKPKKDPELKAPAVKPDGSKPETLTGPREGQTADDLKLLKGVGPGLEKTLNELGFYHFDQVAAWGKDEIAWVDSRLKFKGRIERDEWVKQAKILAEGGSTEFSSRSKKGGAK